Proteins encoded in a region of the Drosophila busckii strain San Diego stock center, stock number 13000-0081.31 chromosome 2L, ASM1175060v1, whole genome shotgun sequence genome:
- the LOC108603832 gene encoding zinc carboxypeptidase-like, which yields MNTLALKVFAALALILLVESVSEDQKRYDNYSVYKIRHPNQLQRQLLHKLTKQHESFSLWHESREEIHLMVSPQALPELGKYLNKTYARSNMFISNVQELIDNEQALNMKARFGPTVNWKRYNTLSEIEAWLDDILIRYPGVTEGFILGKSFEGRNIRGLKISYKTGNPGVFIESNIHANEWITSASATWMINQLLSSADKQVREMAESHDWYIVPVLNVDGFVYSHEKDRLWRKTRQPSAISSCIGVDPNRNYDSYWMVNGASNDPCEWTYAGPHALSEPEIKAMSDFVSSIKDKLNVMLAFHSYSQLLLSPFGHTDEEVPENYDDLMQVAKAYADAVQALPYGTVYQYGSSAGLLYPASGATLDWAYNEQYIRISYTIEFRDTGKFGFVIPPAYIIPNAEENLIGIVALLAEAKKLGYLKLKY from the exons ATGAATACATTGGCGCTCAAAGTATTTGCTGCCTTAGCATTAATTCTGCTAGTAGAGAGTGTCAGCGAGGACCAAAAGCGCTATGACAATTACAGCGTATATAAGATTAGGCACCCAAATCAGTTACAACGTCAATTACTACATAAGTTGACAAAGCAGCATGAAAGT TTTAGTTTGTGGCATGAATCAAGAGAGGAAATCCATTTGATGGTTAGCCCCCAAGCATTGCCTGAGttgggcaaatatttaaacaaaacatatgcaaggtcaaatatgtttataagcAATGTGCAAGA ACTTATAGATAACGAGCAAGCGTTGAATATGAAAGCTAGATTTGGCCCCACGGTTAATTGGAAGCGCTATAACACTTTAAGTGAAATTGAAGCGTGGCTAGACGATATACTCATTAGATATCCTGGTGTTACCGAAGGTTTTATACTTGGAAAATCGTTTGAAGGTCGTAATATACGTGGCCTTAAAATCTCATACAAAACGGGTAATCCAGGTGTATTCATTGAATCCAATATACATGCAAATGAATGGATTACCTCAGCCTCAGCTACTTGGATGATCAATCAGCTGCTTAGCTCCGCGGACAAGCAGGTGCGTGAAATGGCAGAGTCACATGACTGGTATATAGTGCCTGTGCTGAATGTGGACGGATTTGTTTACTCTCATGAAAAG GATCGACTGTGGCGTAAAACTCGACAACCTTCGGCTATTTCAAGTTGCATAGGTGTCGATCCCAATCGCAATTATGACTCTTATTGGATGGTTAATGGTGCGTCGAATGATCCTTGTGAATGGACCTATGCTGGGCCACACGCATTATCAGAGCCTGAAATAAAAGCCATGTCTGATTTTGTCAGCAGCATAAAGGATAAGCTAAATGTTATGTTAGCCTTCCACTCGTATagtcagttgctgctgtcccCATTCGGACACACTGATGAAGAGGTACCAGAGAACTACGATGATCTTATGCAAGTAGCCAAGGCATATGCTGATGCGGTGCAAGCCTTGCCCTATGGTACTGTCTACCAGTATGGCTCCTCAGCTGGATTACTCT ATCCTGCATCGGGTGCTACGCTTGATTGGGCATACAATGAGCAATATATACGGATCAGTTACACCATAGAATTTCGTGATACAGGAAAATTTGGTTTTGTAATACCTCCAGCTTATATAATACCCAATGCTGAGGAGAATTTGATAGGTATTGTGGCATTATTAGCTGAGGCTAAAAAGCTCGGTTatctaaaattgaaatattag
- the LOC108595343 gene encoding zinc carboxypeptidase-like → MNTLALKVFTALALILLVESASEDQKRYDNYSVYKIRHPNQLQRQLLHKLTKQHESFSLWHESREEIHLMVSPQALPELGKYLNKTYARSNMFISNVQELIDNEQALNMKARFGPTVNWKRYNTLSEIEAWLDDILIRYPGVTEGFILGKSFEGRNIRGLKISYKTGNPGVFIESNIHANEWITSASATWMINQLLSSADKQVREMAESHDWYIVPVLNVDGFVYSHEKDRLWRKTRQPSAISSCIGVDPNRNYDSYWMVSGASNDPCEWTYAGPHALSEPEIKAMSDFVSSIKDKLNVMLAFHSYSQLLLSPFGHTDEKVPENYDDLMQVAKAYGDAVKALPYGTVFRYGSSAEILYPVSGSTKDWAYNEQDIKISYTVEFRDTGKFGFVLPPSHIIPNAEEALAGIEALLRECKKLGYLQLKYKV, encoded by the exons ATGAATACATTGGCGCTCAAAGTATTCACTGCCTTAGCATTAATTCTGCTAGTAGAGAGTGCCAGCGAGGACCAAAAGCGCTATGACAATTACAGCGTATATAAGATTAGGCACCCAAATCAGTTACAACGTCAATTACTACATAAGTTGACAAAGCAGCATGAAAGT TTTAGTTTGTGGCATGAATCAAGAGAGGAAATCCATTTGATGGTTAGCCCCCAAGCATTGCCTGAGttgggcaaatatttaaacaaaacatatgcaaggtcaaatatgtttataagcAATGTGCAAGA ACTTATAGATAACGAGCAAGCGTTGAATATGAAAGCTAGATTTGGCCCCACGGTTAATTGGAAGCGCTATAACACTTTAAGTGAAATTGAAGCGTGGCTAGACGATATACTCATTAGATATCCTGGTGTTACCGAAGGTTTTATACTTGGAAAATCGTTTGAAGGTCGTAATATACGTGGCCTTAAAATCTCATACAAAACGGGTAATCCAGGTGTATTCATTGAATCCAATATACATGCAAATGAATGGATTACCTCAGCCTCAGCTACTTGGATGATCAATCAGCTGCTTAGCTCCGCGGACAAGCAGGTGCGTGAAATGGCGGAGTCACATGACTGGTATATAGTGCCTGTGCTGAATGTGGATGGATTTGTTTACTCTCATGAAAAG GATCGACTCTGGCGTAAAACTCGACAACCTTCGGCTATTTCAAGTTGCATAGGTGTCGATCCCAATCGCAATTATGACTCTTATTGGATGGTTAGTGGTGCGTCGAATGATCCTTGTGAATGGACCTATGCTGGGCCACACGCATTATCAGAGCCTGAAATAAAAGCCATGTCTGATTTTGTCAGCAGCATAAAGGATAAGCTAAATGTTATGTTAGCCTTCCACTCGTAtagtcagctgctgctgtcaccaTTCGGACACACCGATGAAAAGGTACCAGAGAACTACGATGATCTTATGCAAGTAGCCAAGGCATATGGCGATGCGGTGAAGGCCTTGCCCTATGGCACCGTCTTTAGATACGGTTCCTCCGCTGAGATACTCT atccGGTATCGGGTTCTACTAAGGATTGGGCTTACAATGAGCAGGACATCAAAATAAGCTACACTGTGGAATTTCGAGATACAGGCAAATTTGGTTTTGTGCTGCCACCAAGCCACATAATACCCAATGCGGAGGAAGCTTTGGCGGGCATAGAGGCACTGTTGCGGGAATGCAAGAAATTGGGCTATTTACAACTTAAGTATAAAGTGTAA